One Ricinus communis isolate WT05 ecotype wild-type chromosome 7, ASM1957865v1, whole genome shotgun sequence genomic region harbors:
- the LOC8277361 gene encoding histone-lysine N-methyltransferase ATXR3 isoform X2, whose translation MGDGGVACMPLQHNSIMERFPIQDNTSTATAATTTLCSSGSKANTTTTTTSTTGSNINNNNNNNNNKNNGGNVNTNNNSTTNGVNSKPKKVLKKVIKVKKVVTVKKVVADKSQLGAEKAVKTINKVKEASKEGKVTVKEKEAKSSSKEADNNVGLSSAENKVQNNNKEEVEEGELGTLKWPPKAAEVENGEFVPPEKTTRRTEIDKGEIVIADKWRKRDIEKGEGTAVSGRWRKGDFSRDEIEKGEFIPDRWHNKEELGYNKSRTKYDISRERTPPSGKYSNEDIYRRKEFSRSGSSQHSKSSSRWESGLERNIRISSKILDEESMYKSEYSNGKNHGRDYTSGNRLKRYGADSDSSERKHYGDYGDYACSKSRRLSEDTARPIHSEHYSRHSVERFYRNSSTTSSRISSLDKYSSRHHEPTLSSKVVYDRHERSPGHSERSPRERARHYDHRDRSPVRRERSPYRLERSPFGRERSPYVRERSPYGRERSPYVHERSPYVRERSPYARDKSPYDRSRHYDYRRSPAHSERSSQDRYHDCRDRTPNFLERSPLDRGRPNNHREASRKGGVSEKRNSQNANKGKEDKLNQKDCSERDSQFIVKESQDRNDVHNITGLEEKNASSDSLKEAQTQSPVMDVKESLPVDGPPPEELLSMEEDMDICDTPPHVPAVTDSSTGKWFYLDYFGLECGPSKLCDLKALVDGGVLVADHLVKHLDSDRWVTIENAVSPLVASNFPSIVSDTVTRLVSPPEAPGNLLADTGDMGQSGYKNGEEASMALPQPLGCLNDNAALSEPLEDLHIDQRVGALLEGYTIVPGRELETIGEVLLTTFELVPWERCGQSEALSWNQACVAEQFGQSNDEPSRYSDLKPNDAVEVSSSATSDRDQSCACFADSADWFSGRWSCKGGDWKRNDENVQDRFSRRKFVLSDGYPLCQMPKSGTEDPRWHRKDDLYYPSQSRRLDLPPWAFSCTDERNECGSASRTTLAKPSVVRGVKGTMLPVVRINACVVKDHGSFVSEPRIKVRGKERYPSRSSRMYSAANDVKRLTAEGDSQSKIDQDSHSSWKSISFVNTPKDRLCTVDDLQLHLGEWYYLDGSGHEQGPSSFSELQVLASQGAIKKWSSVFRKFDRVWVPVTPVTGSSEATFKTQEETVALPGDSSTTLSKSQGAANSENNANSVPFHCQHPQFIGYTRGKLHELVMKSFKSREFAAAINDVLDPWINAKQPKKEVDSHIYRKSEIDGRSSKRARLQVDGSDDDYFIDEDVESIQKDETTFEELCGDSIFHGENSECSDSELGSWGLLDGHMLARVFHYMRSDMRSLVFASLTCKHWRAAVSFYKDISRQVDFSHLGSNCTDSMIWNILNGYNKERINSMVLVGCMNITPGSLEDILRAFPCLSSIDIRGCSQFKELALKFPDVRWIKTQSSRGIGIIEESSSKIRSLKHISERTPTFYKTKGLGSDADDFGDLKEYFDSVNKRDSANQLFRRSLYKRSKLFDARRSSSIVSRDARVRRWAIKKSESGYKRMEGFLASGLKDIMKENTFDFFVPKVAEIEDRMKSGYYLGHGLRSVKEDISRMCRDAIKAKNRGAGDMNHIISLFLKLASHLEDSPKFSYERDELMKSWKDDLSAGLGCASMKSKKKLLIDKKNANRNNGSTFSNGGFDYGEYASDREIRRRLSKLNRKSMESGSETSDGLDKSSEDGRSESDSTSSDTESDLDIRLEGRIGESRGGGFFMEDEALDSMIDEREWGARMTKASLVPPVTRKYEVIDQYVIVADEEDVQRKMCVALPDDYAEKLDAQKNGTEDMELPEVKEYKPRKQPGDEVLEQEVYGIDPYTHNLLLDSMPEELDWTLSDKHMFIEDMLLRTLNKQVRRFTGTGNTPMKYPLKPIIEEIEAAAEEDCDVRTMKICQGILKAIDSRRDDNYVAYRKGLGVVCNKEGGFAEDDFVVEFLGEVYPAWKWFEKQDGIRSLQKDSKDPAPEFYNIYLERPKGDADGYDLVVVDAMHKANYASRICHSCRPNCEAKVTAVHGQYQIGIYTVREIQYGEEITFDYNSVTESKEEYEASVCLCGSQVCRGSYLNLTGEGAFQKVLKEWHAMLDRHHLMLEACELNSVSEEDYLDLGRAGLGSCLLGGLPDWVVAYSARLVRFINLERTKLPEEILRHNLEEKRKYFSDICLEVEKSDAEVQAEGVYNQRLQNLAVTLDKVRYVMRSLFGDPKKAPPPLERLSPEETVSFIWKEEGSLVDELLQCMAPHVEVDVLNDLKSKICARDPLNSDNIRKELQKSLLWLRDEVRSLPCTYKCRHDAAADLIHVYAYTRCFYRVREYDTFTSPPVHISPLDLGPKYADKLGAGIHEYRKTYGENYCMGQLIFWHIQTNAEPDCSLAKASRGCLSLPDIGSFYAKVQKPSQQRVYGPRTVKLMLERMEKYPQKPWPKDQIWSFKSSPKVIGSPMLDAVLSNSSLDREMVHWLKHRPTVYQAMWDR comes from the exons ATGGGCGATGGAGGTGTGGCATGCATGCCTTTGCAGCATAATAGTATCATGGAGAGGTTTCCAATTCAGGACAATACAAGTACAGCAACAGCAGCGACAACAACACTTTGCAGCAGCGGAAGCAAAGCTaacaccaccaccaccaccactagCACCACAGGCAGCAACattaacaacaacaacaacaacaacaataataaaaacaacgGTGGCAATGTAAATACCAATAACAACAGCACTACCAACGGGGTCAATTCGAAGCCCAAAAAAGTATTGAAGAAGGTAATTAAGGTTAAGAAGGTTGTTACAGTGAAGAAAGTAGTAGCAGACAAGAGTCAATTGGGAGCTGAGAAGGCAGTTAAAACTATTAACAAGGTAAAAGAAGCCAGCAAAGAGGGAAAGGTTACTGTCAAGGAGAAAGAAGCAAAGAGTAGCAGCAAAGAAGCGGACAACAATGTCGGTTTGAGTTCTGCTGAAAACAAGGTGCAAAATAACAACAAAGAGGAAGTTGAAGAGGGTGAATTGGGGACCTTGAAGTGGCCACCAAAAGCAGCAGAAGTTGAGAATGGGGAATTTGTTCCGCCAGAGAAGACCACTAGGAGAACTGAAATTGACAAGGGAGAGATTGTTATTGCTGATAAATGGAGGAAAAGGGATATAGAGAAGGGAGAGGGTACTGCGGTTTCAGGCAGATGGAGGAAAGGGGACTTTTCCAGagatgaaattgaaaaagggGAGTTCATACCGGATAGATGGCATAATAAAGAAGAATTGGGTTATAATAAATCCCGTACCAAGTATGACATTAGTAGAGAGCGTACCCCACCTTCTGGAAAGTATTCCAATGAAGACATTTATAGAAGGAAAGAATTTAGTCGGAGTGGGAGCAGCCAGCACAGTAAAAGTTCCTCCCGGTGGGAGAGTGGCCTGGAGAGAAATATAAGAATCAGTTCAAAGATTTTGGATGAAGAAAGCATGTATAAAAGTGAATACAGCAATGGCAAGAATCATGGGAGAGATTACACTTCTGGTAACAGGTTGAAGCGATATGGTGCTGACTCTGATAGCAGTGAGCGCAAACATTATGGGGATTATGGGGATTATGCATGCTCTAAAAGCAGGAGACTTTCTGAGGATACTGCTCGTCCTATTCACTCAGAACACTATTCTCGTCACTCTGTTGAAAGATTCTATCGAAACTCTTCTACTACTTCTTCAAGAATATCTTCATTAGACAAATACTCCTCCAGGCATCATGAACCCACTTTGTCTTCCAAAGTTGTTTATGATAGGCATGAACGCAGTCCTGGGCATTCTGAGCGGTCCCCACGTGAAAGAGCCCGTCACTATGACCATAGGGATCGGAGTCCTGTCCGTCGTGAGAGATCCCCATATCGGCTTGAGAGATCACCCTTCGGCCGCGAGAGGTCACCCTATGTCCGTGAGAGATCACCCTATGGCCGTGAGAGGTCTCCTTATGTACATGAGAGGTCTCCATATGTACGTGAGAGGTCTCCATATGCACGGGATAAATCCCCATATGACCGAAGCCGGCATTATGATTATAGAAGAAGTCCTGCTCATTCAGAACGGTCCTCACAGGACCGGTACCATGACTGCAGGGATCGGACTCCAAACTTTCTGGAGCGTTCCCCACTTGATCGAGGTAGGCCCAATAATCATAGAGAAGCAAGCCGGAAAGGTGGTGTAAGTGAGAAGCGGAATTCGCAGAATGCTAATAAAGGCAAGGAGGATAAACTCAACCAGAAAGACTGTAGTGAAAGAGATTCCCAATTCATAGTCAAAGAATCTCAAGACAGAAACGATGTGCATAATATTACTGGACTGGAAGAGAAAAATGCAAGTTCTGATTCTCTCAAAGAGGCACAAACTCAGAGTCCAGTCATGGATGTCAAAGAGTCTCTTCCTGTTGATGGACCTCCTCCTGAAGAACTTTTATCTATGGAGGAAGATATGGATATATGTGACACACCACCTCATGTCCCGGCAGTTACTGATTCCTCAACAGGAAAATGGTTTTACCTTGACTATTTTGGCCTGGAATGTGGACCTTCAAAGTTATGTGACCTCAAGGCACTTGTGGATGGGGGAGTTCTCGTGGCTGATCACTTGGTCAAGCATTTGGATAGTGACAGGTGGGTAACCATTGAAAATGCAGTTTCACCATTAGTTGCGTCGAATTTCCCATCTATTGTCTCAGACACTGTGACTCGGCTAGTGAGCCCCCCAGAGGCACCTGGTAATCTATTGGCAGATACTGGAGATATGGGGCAGTCTGGTTATAAGAATGGTGAGGAAGCATCAATGGCTTTGCCACAGCCCCTCGGCTGCCTTAATGACAATGCTGCTCTGTCTGAACCTTTAGAAGATCTCCATATTGACCAAAGGGTTGGAGCTCTGTTGGAGGGTTATACTATTGTTCCTGGGAGAGAACTAGAGACTATAGGAG AAGTTTTGCTAACGACATTTGAGCTTGTGCCATGGGAAAGATGTGGGCAATCAGAAG CTCTCAGCTGGAATCAAGCTTGTGTTGCAGAACAATTTGGTCAAAGTAATGATGAACCATCAAGATATTCTGACTTGAAACCAAATGATGCTGTCGAAGTGAGTTCAAGTGCAACCTCTGATAGGGATCAAAGCTGTGCCTGTTTTGCAGATTCTGCCGACTGGTTTTCTGGCCGATGGTCGTGCAAAGGTGGGGATTGGAAGAGGAATGATGAGAATGTCCAAGATAGATTTTCTAGAAGGAAATTTGTCCTTAGTGATGGCTATCCATTGTGCCAAATGCCAAAATCAGGGACAGAGGACCCTCGGTGGCATAGGAAAGATGATTTGTATTATCCTTCTCAAAGTCGAAGGCTTGACCTGCCACCTTGGGCTTTCTCCTGCACCGATGAAAGGAATGAATGTGGTAGTGCTAGCAGAACTACTCTTGCTAAGCCATCTGTAGTTAGAGGGGTGAAGGGGACTATGCTACCAGTGGTCAGGATAAATGCATGTGTTGTAAAGGACCATGGTTCATTTGTTTCAGAACCGCGTATAAAAGTTCGAGGAAAGGAAAGGTACCCTTCAAGGTCTTCTCGGATGTACTCTGCTGCTAATGATGTGAAGAGATTGACGGCAGAAGGTGATTCACAATCCAAAATTGATCAAGATTCTCACAGTTCTTGGAAGTCAATTTCATTCGTTAACACTCCCAAAGACCGTCTTTGCACGGTGGATGACTTACAGCTACATTTGGGTGAGTGGTACTACCTGGATGGTTCTGGGCATGAACAAGGGCCTTCATCATTTTCTGAGCTTCAGGTCTTGGCAAGTCAAGGTGCTATTAAAAAATGGAGTAGTGTTTTCAGAAAATTTGATCGAGTATGGGTTCCAGTTACCCCTGTCACAGGGTCTTCTGAAGCCACTTTTAAAACTCAAGAGGAGACAGTTGCACTTCCTGGTGATTCTTCAACAACTCTTTCAAAATCGCAGGGTGCTGCGAATAGTGAAAATAATGCAAATTCAGTTCCATTTCATTGCCAGCATCCACAGTTCATTGGTTATACCCGTGGGAAGCTGCATGAATTGGTAATGAAATCTTTCAAGAGCCGGGAGTTTGCTGCTGCTATAAATGATGTATTGGATCCTTGGATCAATGCTAAACAGCCTAAGAAGGAGGTCGATAGTCATATATACCGAAAATCAG AAATTGATGGACGTTCTAGCAAAAGAGCCCGGCTTCAGGTTGATGGAAGCGACgatgattattttatagaCGAAGATGTGGAAAGCATTCAAAAGGATGAAACCACTTTCGAGGAGTTGTGTGGTGATTCTATTTTTCACGGGGAAAATAGTGAATGCTCAGACAGTGAGTTGGGAAGCTGGGGGTTATTGGATGGTCATATGCTGGCACGAGTCTTTCATTATATGAGATCTGACATGAGATCCCTTGTCTTTGCTTCTTTGACTTGTAAGCACTGGAGAGCTGCTGTCAGTTTTTATAAGGATATTTCAAGACAAGTTGATTTCTCACATTTGGGTTCTAACTGCACTGATTCAATGATCTGGAATATCCTG AATGGTTAtaacaaagaaagaataaattcGATGGTGCTGGTTGGCTGCATGAATATTACTCCTGGATCACTTGAAGATATACTTCGCGCTTTCCCTTGTTTATCCTCTATTGACATTAGAGGTTGCAGCCAATTCAAGGAATTGGCCCTTAAATTTCCTGATGTGAGATGGATCAAGACTCAAAGTTCGCGTGGTATAGGAATCATTGAGGAGTCATCTTCTAAAATACGGAGCCTTAAACATATCAGTGAGAGAACTCCTACATTTTACAAAACTAAGGGTTTGGGTAGTGATGCTGATGATTTTGGTGATCTGAAAGAGTATTTTGATAGTGTGAACAAGAGGGACTCAGCAAATCAATTATTTCGACGGAGTTTGTATAAGCGCTCAAAATTGTTTGATGCTAGAAGGTCATCATCTATTGTATCTAGAGATGCTCGTGTGAGGCGATGGGCCATTAAGAAATCCGAATCTGGCTACAAGAGGATGGAGGGATTCCTTGCGTCCGGCTTGAAGGACATCATGAAAGAAAATACCTTTGATTTTTTTGTGCCCAAG GTAGCGGAAATTGAGGATAGAATGAAAAGTGGTTACTACCTCGGGCATGGTTTAAGATCTGTAAAGGAGGATATCAGTCGTATGTGCAGGGATGCGATTAA AGCAAAGAATCGGGGTGCTGGAGACATGAATCACATTATTTCGTTATTTCTCAAACTTGCCTCCCATTTGGAAGATAGTCCTAAATTCTCTTACGAAAGAGATGAACTAATGAAGTCATGGAAAGATGATTTGTCTGCAGGGTTAGGCTGTGCTTCGATGAAATCTAAGAAGAAGTTACTCATTGATAAGAAGAATGCTAACAGGAATAATGGCAGTACATTTTCAAATGGTGGTTTTGATTACGGAGAATATGCATCTGATCGGGAAATCAGAAGACGCTTGTCCAAATTGAATAGAAAATCTATGGAATCTGGAAGTGAAACTTCTGATGGACTTGACAAGTCTTCTGAAGATGGCCGGAGTGAGAGCGATAGTACTTCCTCAGATACAGAAAGTGATCTGGATATCCGATTAGAAGGTCGAATCGGAGAGTCGAGAGGGGGTGGATTCTTTATGGAGGATGAGGCTTTAGATTCCATGATAGATGAGCGTGAATGGGGTGCTCGCATGACAAAAGCAAGCCTGGTTCCTCCTGTTACTAGGAAATATGAGGTTATAGATCAGTACGTTATTGTAGCAGATGAGGAGGATGTGCAGCGGAAGATGTGTGTTGCCCTGCCAGATGATTATGCTGAGAAGCTTGACGCACAGAAAAATGGTACTGAGGATATGGAGCTTCCTGAAGTTAAGGAGTATAAACCTAGAAAGCAGCCTGGAGATGAAGTCTTAGAACAAGAAGTTTATGGAATTGATCCCTATACCCATAATCTTTTACTAGACTCAATGCCTGAAGAACTGGATTGGACTCTATCAGACAAGCACATGTTTATTGAAGATATGCTCCTTCGAACTCTCAATAAGCAAGTCAGGCGCTTCACTGGTACTGGTAACACTCCAATGAAGTATCCTTTGAAGCCCATTATAGAAGAAATCGAAGCAGCTGCTGAAGAGGACTGTGATGTACGGACAATGAAAATTTGTCAGGGCATCCTTAAGGCAATAGATAGTCGTCGTGATGATAACTATGTTGCTTACAGGAAG GGGCTTGGTGTTGTTTGCAACAAAGAAGGTGGTTTTGCAGAAGACGATTTTGTTGTGGAGTTTCTGGGAGAG gTTTATCCTGCTTGGAAATGGTTCGAGAAGCAAGATGGCATCCGGTCCTTGCAGAAAGATAGTAAAGATCCTGCTcctgaattttataatatttacctAGAGAGGCCAAAG GGGGATGCTGATGGTTATGATTTGGTGGTGGTTGATGCTATGCACAAGGCAAACTATGCAAGTCGAATTTGTCACTCATGCAGACCTAATTGTGAAGCGAA AGTTACTGCTGTACATGGTCAGTACCAGATCGGGATCTACACTGTACGAGAAATTCAATATGGCGAGGAGATCACATTTGATTACAATTCTGTGACAGAG AGTAAGGAAGAATATGAAGCATCTGTTTGTTTGTGTGGTAGTCAAGTTTGTCGTGGCAGCTACTTAAATTTGACTGGTGAAGGGGCTTTCCAGAAG GTGCTAAAGGAGTGGCATGCCATGCTGGATCGACATCATTTAATGCTTGAAGCTTGTGAGTTGAATTCTGTTTCCGAAGAAGATTATCTTGACTTGGGGAGAGCTGGACTAGGCAGTTGTTTGCTTGGTGGGTTGCCAGATTGGGTCGTCGCTTATTCTGCTCGTCTG GTTCGATTCATTAATTTGGAGAGAACGAAACTTCCTGAGGAAATCTTAAGGCATAACTtggaagaaaaaaggaaatattttTCAGATATATGTCTTGAAGTTGAGAAAAGTGATGCTGAGGTTCAG GCCGAAGGTGTCTATAATCAGAGGCTTCAAAACCTGGCAGTAACTCTTGACAAG GTGAGATATGTGATGAGATCCCTGTTTGGTGACCCAAAGAAAGCTCCACCTCCATTGGAGAGGCTGAGTCCTGAAGAAACTGTTTCTTTCATCTGGAAAGAGGAGGGATCACTTGTTGATGAGCTTCTTCAGTGCATGGCTCCTCACGTGGAAGTGGATGTGCTAAATGATCTCAAGTCTAAGATTTGTGCACGTGATCCATTAAATTCTGATAACATTCGGAAAGAACTTCAGAAATCGTTATTGTG GTTGAGGGATGAAGTCCGGAGCCTTCCATGTACATACAAGTGTCGGCATGATGCTGCAGCTGATTTGATCCATGTTTATGCTTATACAAGGTGCTTCTACAGAGTTCGG GAGTATGATACATTTACTTCTCCGCCAGTTCACATTAGTCCGCTTGACTTGGGTCCTAAGTATGCTGATAAGTTGGGGGCAGGCATACATGAATATAGGAAGACATATGGTGAAAATTATTGTATGGGGCAGTTGATCTTTTGGCATATCCAGACCAATGCCGAACCAGATTGTAGCCTGGCTAAGGCTAGTAGAGGGTGTTTGTCATTACCTGACATAGGTTCCTTCTATGCAAAAGTTCAGAAGCCATCACAACAACGAGTTTATGGCCCAAGGACTGTGAAACTTATGCTGGAAAGGATG GAGAAGTACCCTCAGAAGCCATGGCCCAAGGACCAAATATGGTCATTTAAGAGTTCTCCAAAAGTTATTGGCAGCCCAATGCTTGATGCCGTTTTGAGCAACTCTTCTCTAGACAGGGAGATGGTGCATTGGCTGAAGCACAGACCTACAGTATACCAGGCAATGTGGGATCGATGA